Proteins found in one Orcinus orca chromosome 11, mOrcOrc1.1, whole genome shotgun sequence genomic segment:
- the LOC117197156 gene encoding integumentary mucin A.1-like isoform X27 yields MPSRAAVQHPGSSPPPLACRAPCPGTGVMLWKALLLLSACFALAVTYPALLQEFITDLESTTVLESTTDPESTTGLDLTTGLQWTTGLELTTGPESTTGLDLTTGPESTTGLESTTDPESTTGLESTTDPESTTDPESTTGLESTTDLSDLTTHHDFTEDAQTTTDVYLENTQTFELPTNVGLNTLSSKEEATEVTEEPSTSTGSNEYNTVFFV; encoded by the exons ATGCCCAGCAGAGCTGCGGTCCAGCACCCTGGGTCCTCCCCACCTCCGCTAGCCTGCCGCGCTCCCTGCCCTGGCACCGGCGTCATGCTCTGGAAGGCCCTGCTCCTCCTCTCCGCCTGCTTTGCCCTGGCGGTGACTTACCCCGCACTGCTTCAGG AATTCATCACTGACTTAGAGTCAACCACTGTCCTGGAGTCAACCACTGACCCAGAGTCGACCACTGGCCTAGATTTGACTACTGGCCTACAGTGGACCACTGGCCTAGAGTTGACCACTGGC CCAGAGTCGACCACTGGCCTAGATTTGACCACTGGC CCAGAGTCGACCACTGGCCTAGAGTCGACCACTGACCCAGAGTCGACCACTGGCCTAGAGTCGACCACTGACCCAGAGTCGACCACTGACCCAGAGTCGACCACTGGCCTAGAGTCGACCACTGACCTGTCAGACTTGACCACGCACCATGACTTCACTGAAGATGCACAAACAACAACTGACGTGTATTTGGAGAACACACAGACTTTTG AATTGCCTACTAATGTGGGATTAAACACCCTGAGCTCTAAGGAAGAAGCCACTGAGGTCACAG AGGAGCCCAGCACCTCCACGGGAAGCAACGAGTACAACACAGTGTTTTTTG tttaG
- the LOC117197156 gene encoding integumentary mucin A.1-like isoform X12: MPSRAAVQHPGSSPPPLACRAPCPGTGVMLWKALLLLSACFALAVTYPALLQEFITDLESTTVLESTTDPESTTGLDLTTGLQWTTGLELTTGLELTTGPESTIGPELTTDPESTTGLDLTTGLELTTGPESTTGLESTTDPESTTGLESTTDPESTTDPESTTGLESTTDLSDLTTHHDFTEDAQTTTDVYLENTQTFELPTNVGLNTLSSKEEATEVTEEPSTSTGSNEYNTVFFV, encoded by the exons ATGCCCAGCAGAGCTGCGGTCCAGCACCCTGGGTCCTCCCCACCTCCGCTAGCCTGCCGCGCTCCCTGCCCTGGCACCGGCGTCATGCTCTGGAAGGCCCTGCTCCTCCTCTCCGCCTGCTTTGCCCTGGCGGTGACTTACCCCGCACTGCTTCAGG AATTCATCACTGACTTAGAGTCAACCACTGTCCTGGAGTCAACCACTGACCCAGAGTCGACCACTGGCCTAGATTTGACTACTGGCCTACAGTGGACCACTGGCCTAGAGTTGACCACTGGCCTAGAGTTGACTACTGGC CCAGAGTCGACCATTGGCCCAGAGTTGACCACTGACCCAGAGTCGACCACTGGCCTAGATTTGACCACTGGCCTAGAGTTGACCACTGGC CCAGAGTCGACCACTGGCCTAGAGTCGACCACTGACCCAGAGTCGACCACTGGCCTAGAGTCGACCACTGACCCAGAGTCGACCACTGACCCAGAGTCGACCACTGGCCTAGAGTCGACCACTGACCTGTCAGACTTGACCACGCACCATGACTTCACTGAAGATGCACAAACAACAACTGACGTGTATTTGGAGAACACACAGACTTTTG AATTGCCTACTAATGTGGGATTAAACACCCTGAGCTCTAAGGAAGAAGCCACTGAGGTCACAG AGGAGCCCAGCACCTCCACGGGAAGCAACGAGTACAACACAGTGTTTTTTG tttaG
- the LOC117197156 gene encoding mucin-22-like isoform X6 has product MPSRAAVQHPGSSPPPLACRAPCPGTGVMLWKALLLLSACFALAVTYPALLQEFITDLESTTVLESTTDPESTTGLDLTTGLQWTTGLELTTGPESTTGLDLTTGLELTTGLESTTDPESTTGSESTTGPELTTGLESTADPESTTGLQWATGLESTTDPESTTGLESTTDPESTTGLESTTDPESTTDPESTTGLESTTDLSDLTTHHDFTEDAQTTTDVYLENTQTFELPTNVGLNTLSSKEEATEVTEEPSTSTGSNEYNTVFFV; this is encoded by the exons ATGCCCAGCAGAGCTGCGGTCCAGCACCCTGGGTCCTCCCCACCTCCGCTAGCCTGCCGCGCTCCCTGCCCTGGCACCGGCGTCATGCTCTGGAAGGCCCTGCTCCTCCTCTCCGCCTGCTTTGCCCTGGCGGTGACTTACCCCGCACTGCTTCAGG AATTCATCACTGACTTAGAGTCAACCACTGTCCTGGAGTCAACCACTGACCCAGAGTCGACCACTGGCCTAGATTTGACTACTGGCCTACAGTGGACCACTGGCCTAGAGTTGACCACTGGC CCAGAGTCGACCACTGGCCTAGATTTGACCACTGGCCTAGAGTTGACCACTGGCCTAGAGTCAACCACTGACCCAGAGTCGACCACTGGCTCAGAGTCGACCACTGGC CCAGAATTGACCACTGGCTTAGAGTCGACTGCTGACCCAGAGTCGACCACTGGCCTACAGTGGGCCACTGGCTTAGAGTCAACCACTGACCCAGAGTCGACCACTGGCCTAGAGTCGACCACTGACCCAGAGTCGACCACTGGCCTAGAGTCGACCACTGACCCAGAGTCGACCACTGACCCAGAGTCGACCACTGGCCTAGAGTCGACCACTGACCTGTCAGACTTGACCACGCACCATGACTTCACTGAAGATGCACAAACAACAACTGACGTGTATTTGGAGAACACACAGACTTTTG AATTGCCTACTAATGTGGGATTAAACACCCTGAGCTCTAAGGAAGAAGCCACTGAGGTCACAG AGGAGCCCAGCACCTCCACGGGAAGCAACGAGTACAACACAGTGTTTTTTG tttaG
- the LOC117197156 gene encoding integumentary mucin A.1-like isoform X1, whose protein sequence is MPSRAAVQHPGSSPPPLACRAPCPGTGVMLWKALLLLSACFALAVTYPALLQEFITDLESTTVLESTTDPESTTGLDLTTGLQWTTGLELTTGLELTTGPESTIGPELTTDPESTTGLDLTTGLELTTGLESTTDPESTTGSESTTGPELTTGLESTADPESTTGLQWATGLESTTDPESTTGLESTTDPESTTGLESTTDPESTTDPESTTGLESTTDLSDLTTHHDFTEDAQTTTDVYLENTQTFELPTNVGLNTLSSKEEATEVTEEPSTSTGSNEYNTVFFV, encoded by the exons ATGCCCAGCAGAGCTGCGGTCCAGCACCCTGGGTCCTCCCCACCTCCGCTAGCCTGCCGCGCTCCCTGCCCTGGCACCGGCGTCATGCTCTGGAAGGCCCTGCTCCTCCTCTCCGCCTGCTTTGCCCTGGCGGTGACTTACCCCGCACTGCTTCAGG AATTCATCACTGACTTAGAGTCAACCACTGTCCTGGAGTCAACCACTGACCCAGAGTCGACCACTGGCCTAGATTTGACTACTGGCCTACAGTGGACCACTGGCCTAGAGTTGACCACTGGCCTAGAGTTGACTACTGGC CCAGAGTCGACCATTGGCCCAGAGTTGACCACTGACCCAGAGTCGACCACTGGCCTAGATTTGACCACTGGCCTAGAGTTGACCACTGGCCTAGAGTCAACCACTGACCCAGAGTCGACCACTGGCTCAGAGTCGACCACTGGC CCAGAATTGACCACTGGCTTAGAGTCGACTGCTGACCCAGAGTCGACCACTGGCCTACAGTGGGCCACTGGCTTAGAGTCAACCACTGACCCAGAGTCGACCACTGGCCTAGAGTCGACCACTGACCCAGAGTCGACCACTGGCCTAGAGTCGACCACTGACCCAGAGTCGACCACTGACCCAGAGTCGACCACTGGCCTAGAGTCGACCACTGACCTGTCAGACTTGACCACGCACCATGACTTCACTGAAGATGCACAAACAACAACTGACGTGTATTTGGAGAACACACAGACTTTTG AATTGCCTACTAATGTGGGATTAAACACCCTGAGCTCTAAGGAAGAAGCCACTGAGGTCACAG AGGAGCCCAGCACCTCCACGGGAAGCAACGAGTACAACACAGTGTTTTTTG tttaG
- the LOC117197156 gene encoding integumentary mucin A.1-like isoform X23, with amino-acid sequence MPSRAAVQHPGSSPPPLACRAPCPGTGVMLWKALLLLSACFALAVTYPALLQEFITDLESTTVLESTTDPESTTGLDLTTGLQWTTGLELTTGPESTTGLDLTTGLELTTGPESTTGLESTTDPESTTGLESTTDPESTTDPESTTGLESTTDLSDLTTHHDFTEDAQTTTDVYLENTQTFELPTNVGLNTLSSKEEATEVTEEPSTSTGSNEYNTVFFV; translated from the exons ATGCCCAGCAGAGCTGCGGTCCAGCACCCTGGGTCCTCCCCACCTCCGCTAGCCTGCCGCGCTCCCTGCCCTGGCACCGGCGTCATGCTCTGGAAGGCCCTGCTCCTCCTCTCCGCCTGCTTTGCCCTGGCGGTGACTTACCCCGCACTGCTTCAGG AATTCATCACTGACTTAGAGTCAACCACTGTCCTGGAGTCAACCACTGACCCAGAGTCGACCACTGGCCTAGATTTGACTACTGGCCTACAGTGGACCACTGGCCTAGAGTTGACCACTGGC CCAGAGTCGACCACTGGCCTAGATTTGACCACTGGCCTAGAGTTGACCACTGGC CCAGAGTCGACCACTGGCCTAGAGTCGACCACTGACCCAGAGTCGACCACTGGCCTAGAGTCGACCACTGACCCAGAGTCGACCACTGACCCAGAGTCGACCACTGGCCTAGAGTCGACCACTGACCTGTCAGACTTGACCACGCACCATGACTTCACTGAAGATGCACAAACAACAACTGACGTGTATTTGGAGAACACACAGACTTTTG AATTGCCTACTAATGTGGGATTAAACACCCTGAGCTCTAAGGAAGAAGCCACTGAGGTCACAG AGGAGCCCAGCACCTCCACGGGAAGCAACGAGTACAACACAGTGTTTTTTG tttaG
- the LOC117197156 gene encoding integumentary mucin A.1-like isoform X13: MPSRAAVQHPGSSPPPLACRAPCPGTGVMLWKALLLLSACFALAVTYPALLQEFITDLESTTVLESTTDPESTTGLDLTTGLQWTTGLELTTGPESTIGPELTTDPESTTGPESTTGLQWATGLESTTDPESTTGLESTTDPESTTGLESTTDPESTTDPESTTGLESTTDLSDLTTHHDFTEDAQTTTDVYLENTQTFELPTNVGLNTLSSKEEATEVTEEPSTSTGSNEYNTVFFV, translated from the exons ATGCCCAGCAGAGCTGCGGTCCAGCACCCTGGGTCCTCCCCACCTCCGCTAGCCTGCCGCGCTCCCTGCCCTGGCACCGGCGTCATGCTCTGGAAGGCCCTGCTCCTCCTCTCCGCCTGCTTTGCCCTGGCGGTGACTTACCCCGCACTGCTTCAGG AATTCATCACTGACTTAGAGTCAACCACTGTCCTGGAGTCAACCACTGACCCAGAGTCGACCACTGGCCTAGATTTGACTACTGGCCTACAGTGGACCACTGGCCTAGAGTTGACCACTGGC CCAGAGTCGACCATTGGCCCAGAGTTGACCACTGACCCAGAGTCGACCACTGGC CCAGAGTCGACCACTGGCCTACAGTGGGCCACTGGCTTAGAGTCAACCACTGACCCAGAGTCGACCACTGGCCTAGAGTCGACCACTGACCCAGAGTCGACCACTGGCCTAGAGTCGACCACTGACCCAGAGTCGACCACTGACCCAGAGTCGACCACTGGCCTAGAGTCGACCACTGACCTGTCAGACTTGACCACGCACCATGACTTCACTGAAGATGCACAAACAACAACTGACGTGTATTTGGAGAACACACAGACTTTTG AATTGCCTACTAATGTGGGATTAAACACCCTGAGCTCTAAGGAAGAAGCCACTGAGGTCACAG AGGAGCCCAGCACCTCCACGGGAAGCAACGAGTACAACACAGTGTTTTTTG tttaG
- the LOC117197156 gene encoding integumentary mucin A.1-like isoform X21, producing the protein MPSRAAVQHPGSSPPPLACRAPCPGTGVMLWKALLLLSACFALAVTYPALLQEFITDLESTTVLESTTDPESTTGLDLTTGLQWTTGLELTTGLELTTGPESTIGPELTTDPESTTGLDLTTGLELTTGPESTTGLESTTDPESTTGPESTTGLESTTDLSDLTTHHDFTEDAQTTTDVYLENTQTFELPTNVGLNTLSSKEEATEVTEEPSTSTGSNEYNTVFFV; encoded by the exons ATGCCCAGCAGAGCTGCGGTCCAGCACCCTGGGTCCTCCCCACCTCCGCTAGCCTGCCGCGCTCCCTGCCCTGGCACCGGCGTCATGCTCTGGAAGGCCCTGCTCCTCCTCTCCGCCTGCTTTGCCCTGGCGGTGACTTACCCCGCACTGCTTCAGG AATTCATCACTGACTTAGAGTCAACCACTGTCCTGGAGTCAACCACTGACCCAGAGTCGACCACTGGCCTAGATTTGACTACTGGCCTACAGTGGACCACTGGCCTAGAGTTGACCACTGGCCTAGAGTTGACTACTGGC CCAGAGTCGACCATTGGCCCAGAGTTGACCACTGACCCAGAGTCGACCACTGGCCTAGATTTGACCACTGGCCTAGAGTTGACCACTGGC CCAGAGTCGACCACTGGCCTAGAGTCGACCACTGACCCAGAGTCGACCACTGGC CCAGAGTCGACCACTGGCCTAGAGTCGACCACTGACCTGTCAGACTTGACCACGCACCATGACTTCACTGAAGATGCACAAACAACAACTGACGTGTATTTGGAGAACACACAGACTTTTG AATTGCCTACTAATGTGGGATTAAACACCCTGAGCTCTAAGGAAGAAGCCACTGAGGTCACAG AGGAGCCCAGCACCTCCACGGGAAGCAACGAGTACAACACAGTGTTTTTTG tttaG
- the LOC117197156 gene encoding mucin-22-like isoform X4 — protein MPSRAAVQHPGSSPPPLACRAPCPGTGVMLWKALLLLSACFALAVTYPALLQEFITDLESTTVLESTTDPESTTGLDLTTGLQWTTGLELTTGLELTTGPESTTGLDLTTGLELTTGLESTTDPESTTGSESTTGPELTTGLESTADPESTTGLQWATGLESTTDPESTTGLESTTDPESTTGLESTTDPESTTDPESTTGLESTTDLSDLTTHHDFTEDAQTTTDVYLENTQTFELPTNVGLNTLSSKEEATEVTEEPSTSTGSNEYNTVFFV, from the exons ATGCCCAGCAGAGCTGCGGTCCAGCACCCTGGGTCCTCCCCACCTCCGCTAGCCTGCCGCGCTCCCTGCCCTGGCACCGGCGTCATGCTCTGGAAGGCCCTGCTCCTCCTCTCCGCCTGCTTTGCCCTGGCGGTGACTTACCCCGCACTGCTTCAGG AATTCATCACTGACTTAGAGTCAACCACTGTCCTGGAGTCAACCACTGACCCAGAGTCGACCACTGGCCTAGATTTGACTACTGGCCTACAGTGGACCACTGGCCTAGAGTTGACCACTGGCCTAGAGTTGACTACTGGC CCAGAGTCGACCACTGGCCTAGATTTGACCACTGGCCTAGAGTTGACCACTGGCCTAGAGTCAACCACTGACCCAGAGTCGACCACTGGCTCAGAGTCGACCACTGGC CCAGAATTGACCACTGGCTTAGAGTCGACTGCTGACCCAGAGTCGACCACTGGCCTACAGTGGGCCACTGGCTTAGAGTCAACCACTGACCCAGAGTCGACCACTGGCCTAGAGTCGACCACTGACCCAGAGTCGACCACTGGCCTAGAGTCGACCACTGACCCAGAGTCGACCACTGACCCAGAGTCGACCACTGGCCTAGAGTCGACCACTGACCTGTCAGACTTGACCACGCACCATGACTTCACTGAAGATGCACAAACAACAACTGACGTGTATTTGGAGAACACACAGACTTTTG AATTGCCTACTAATGTGGGATTAAACACCCTGAGCTCTAAGGAAGAAGCCACTGAGGTCACAG AGGAGCCCAGCACCTCCACGGGAAGCAACGAGTACAACACAGTGTTTTTTG tttaG
- the LOC117197156 gene encoding integumentary mucin A.1-like isoform X14, whose translation MPSRAAVQHPGSSPPPLACRAPCPGTGVMLWKALLLLSACFALAVTYPALLQEFITDLESTTVLESTTDPESTTGLDLTTGLQWTTGLELTTGLELTTGPESTIGPELTTDPESTTGLDLTTGPESTTGLESTTDPESTTGLESTTDPESTTDPESTTGLESTTDLSDLTTHHDFTEDAQTTTDVYLENTQTFELPTNVGLNTLSSKEEATEVTEEPSTSTGSNEYNTVFFV comes from the exons ATGCCCAGCAGAGCTGCGGTCCAGCACCCTGGGTCCTCCCCACCTCCGCTAGCCTGCCGCGCTCCCTGCCCTGGCACCGGCGTCATGCTCTGGAAGGCCCTGCTCCTCCTCTCCGCCTGCTTTGCCCTGGCGGTGACTTACCCCGCACTGCTTCAGG AATTCATCACTGACTTAGAGTCAACCACTGTCCTGGAGTCAACCACTGACCCAGAGTCGACCACTGGCCTAGATTTGACTACTGGCCTACAGTGGACCACTGGCCTAGAGTTGACCACTGGCCTAGAGTTGACTACTGGC CCAGAGTCGACCATTGGCCCAGAGTTGACCACTGACCCAGAGTCGACCACTGGCCTAGATTTGACCACTGGC CCAGAGTCGACCACTGGCCTAGAGTCGACCACTGACCCAGAGTCGACCACTGGCCTAGAGTCGACCACTGACCCAGAGTCGACCACTGACCCAGAGTCGACCACTGGCCTAGAGTCGACCACTGACCTGTCAGACTTGACCACGCACCATGACTTCACTGAAGATGCACAAACAACAACTGACGTGTATTTGGAGAACACACAGACTTTTG AATTGCCTACTAATGTGGGATTAAACACCCTGAGCTCTAAGGAAGAAGCCACTGAGGTCACAG AGGAGCCCAGCACCTCCACGGGAAGCAACGAGTACAACACAGTGTTTTTTG tttaG
- the LOC117197156 gene encoding uncharacterized protein LOC117197156 isoform X37 encodes MPSRAAVQHPGSSPPPLACRAPCPGTGVMLWKALLLLSACFALAVTYPALLQEFITDLESTTVLESTTDPESTTGLDLTTGLQWTTGLELTTGPESTTGLESTTDPESTTDPESTTGLESTTDLSDLTTHHDFTEDAQTTTDVYLENTQTFELPTNVGLNTLSSKEEATEVTEEPSTSTGSNEYNTVFFV; translated from the exons ATGCCCAGCAGAGCTGCGGTCCAGCACCCTGGGTCCTCCCCACCTCCGCTAGCCTGCCGCGCTCCCTGCCCTGGCACCGGCGTCATGCTCTGGAAGGCCCTGCTCCTCCTCTCCGCCTGCTTTGCCCTGGCGGTGACTTACCCCGCACTGCTTCAGG AATTCATCACTGACTTAGAGTCAACCACTGTCCTGGAGTCAACCACTGACCCAGAGTCGACCACTGGCCTAGATTTGACTACTGGCCTACAGTGGACCACTGGCCTAGAGTTGACCACTGGC CCAGAGTCGACCACTGGCCTAGAGTCGACCACTGACCCAGAGTCGACCACTGACCCAGAGTCGACCACTGGCCTAGAGTCGACCACTGACCTGTCAGACTTGACCACGCACCATGACTTCACTGAAGATGCACAAACAACAACTGACGTGTATTTGGAGAACACACAGACTTTTG AATTGCCTACTAATGTGGGATTAAACACCCTGAGCTCTAAGGAAGAAGCCACTGAGGTCACAG AGGAGCCCAGCACCTCCACGGGAAGCAACGAGTACAACACAGTGTTTTTTG tttaG
- the LOC117197156 gene encoding uncharacterized protein LOC117197156 isoform X40, translating to MPSRAAVQHPGSSPPPLACRAPCPGTGVMLWKALLLLSACFALAVTYPALLQEFITDLESTTVLESTTDPESTTGLDLTTGLQWTTGLELTTGPESTTDPESTTGLESTTDLSDLTTHHDFTEDAQTTTDVYLENTQTFELPTNVGLNTLSSKEEATEVTEEPSTSTGSNEYNTVFFV from the exons ATGCCCAGCAGAGCTGCGGTCCAGCACCCTGGGTCCTCCCCACCTCCGCTAGCCTGCCGCGCTCCCTGCCCTGGCACCGGCGTCATGCTCTGGAAGGCCCTGCTCCTCCTCTCCGCCTGCTTTGCCCTGGCGGTGACTTACCCCGCACTGCTTCAGG AATTCATCACTGACTTAGAGTCAACCACTGTCCTGGAGTCAACCACTGACCCAGAGTCGACCACTGGCCTAGATTTGACTACTGGCCTACAGTGGACCACTGGCCTAGAGTTGACCACTGGC CCAGAGTCGACCACTGACCCAGAGTCGACCACTGGCCTAGAGTCGACCACTGACCTGTCAGACTTGACCACGCACCATGACTTCACTGAAGATGCACAAACAACAACTGACGTGTATTTGGAGAACACACAGACTTTTG AATTGCCTACTAATGTGGGATTAAACACCCTGAGCTCTAAGGAAGAAGCCACTGAGGTCACAG AGGAGCCCAGCACCTCCACGGGAAGCAACGAGTACAACACAGTGTTTTTTG tttaG
- the LOC117197156 gene encoding uncharacterized protein LOC117197156 isoform X35: protein MPSRAAVQHPGSSPPPLACRAPCPGTGVMLWKALLLLSACFALAVTYPALLQEFITDLESTTVLESTTDPESTTGLDLTTGLQWTTGLELTTGLELTTGPESTTGLESTTDPESTTDPESTTGLESTTDLSDLTTHHDFTEDAQTTTDVYLENTQTFELPTNVGLNTLSSKEEATEVTEEPSTSTGSNEYNTVFFV, encoded by the exons ATGCCCAGCAGAGCTGCGGTCCAGCACCCTGGGTCCTCCCCACCTCCGCTAGCCTGCCGCGCTCCCTGCCCTGGCACCGGCGTCATGCTCTGGAAGGCCCTGCTCCTCCTCTCCGCCTGCTTTGCCCTGGCGGTGACTTACCCCGCACTGCTTCAGG AATTCATCACTGACTTAGAGTCAACCACTGTCCTGGAGTCAACCACTGACCCAGAGTCGACCACTGGCCTAGATTTGACTACTGGCCTACAGTGGACCACTGGCCTAGAGTTGACCACTGGCCTAGAGTTGACTACTGGC CCAGAGTCGACCACTGGCCTAGAGTCGACCACTGACCCAGAGTCGACCACTGACCCAGAGTCGACCACTGGCCTAGAGTCGACCACTGACCTGTCAGACTTGACCACGCACCATGACTTCACTGAAGATGCACAAACAACAACTGACGTGTATTTGGAGAACACACAGACTTTTG AATTGCCTACTAATGTGGGATTAAACACCCTGAGCTCTAAGGAAGAAGCCACTGAGGTCACAG AGGAGCCCAGCACCTCCACGGGAAGCAACGAGTACAACACAGTGTTTTTTG tttaG